In Streptococcus parasuis, the following proteins share a genomic window:
- a CDS encoding DAK2 domain-containing protein has product MSKITTSLFQGMVQAASTRLNKQAEYVNSLNVFPVPDGDTGTNMGMTITNGAKEVADKPASTVGEAAQILSKGLLMGARGNSGVITSQLFRGFGQSVKGKVELDGKDLAQAFQHGVEVAYKAVMKPVEGTILTVSRGAATAALKKAEETDDAIEVMRATLDGANRALKKTPDMLPVLKEVGVVDSGGQGLVYIYEGFLSALTGEYIASEDFEATPAVMSEMINAEHHKSVAGHVATEDITYGYCTEIMVALRQGPTYVKEFDYEEFRNYLNDLGDSLLVVNDDEIVKVHVHTEDPGLVMQAGLQYGSLVKVKVDNMREQHEAQVEKEGSFQKPAEQKEYAIIAVAAGEGLTEIFKSQGVDYVISGGQTMNPSTEDFLKAIDLVNARNVILLPNNKNILMAAQSAAEVAEVAVKVVETKTLPQGFTSLLAFDPSRDLDSNAQAMTASLADVKSGSITTAVRDTTIDGLEIHENDNLGMVDGKIVVSNPDMMETLESTFERMLDEDSEIVIIYLGEEGDKELAQAVAEKLEEQFEDVEVEIHQGDQPVYPYLFSVE; this is encoded by the coding sequence GTGTCTAAAATTACTACTAGTTTATTTCAAGGAATGGTGCAGGCTGCATCAACTCGTCTGAATAAACAAGCTGAATATGTCAACTCACTAAACGTATTCCCTGTACCAGATGGGGATACAGGTACCAATATGGGGATGACCATTACAAATGGTGCTAAGGAAGTTGCGGATAAGCCTGCTTCTACAGTAGGTGAAGCTGCACAAATTTTGTCCAAAGGATTGCTAATGGGAGCGCGTGGGAACTCTGGTGTTATTACATCTCAGTTATTCCGTGGTTTCGGTCAATCTGTTAAGGGTAAGGTTGAATTGGATGGTAAGGATTTAGCACAGGCTTTTCAACATGGTGTAGAGGTAGCTTATAAAGCTGTTATGAAACCTGTTGAGGGTACTATTCTTACTGTATCTCGTGGTGCCGCAACTGCAGCGCTCAAAAAAGCTGAAGAAACAGACGATGCAATTGAGGTTATGCGCGCAACACTGGACGGTGCTAATCGCGCCCTAAAGAAAACACCTGATATGCTTCCGGTCTTGAAAGAGGTTGGAGTTGTCGATTCAGGCGGTCAAGGACTTGTATATATTTATGAAGGTTTCTTGTCAGCTCTTACAGGTGAGTACATTGCTTCTGAAGACTTTGAGGCGACTCCAGCAGTTATGTCAGAGATGATCAATGCTGAGCACCACAAGTCTGTAGCTGGTCACGTTGCAACGGAAGATATCACTTATGGTTATTGTACAGAAATCATGGTAGCTCTACGCCAAGGTCCTACTTATGTTAAAGAATTTGACTATGAAGAATTCCGTAATTATCTCAATGACCTGGGTGATTCACTCCTAGTTGTCAACGATGATGAGATTGTAAAAGTACATGTTCACACGGAAGATCCTGGTTTGGTAATGCAGGCTGGTCTTCAATATGGTAGCTTGGTTAAAGTTAAAGTGGATAATATGCGTGAGCAACATGAAGCGCAAGTTGAGAAAGAGGGTTCTTTCCAAAAACCAGCTGAGCAAAAAGAATATGCTATTATTGCTGTAGCAGCTGGGGAAGGGTTAACTGAGATTTTCAAATCACAAGGTGTTGACTATGTCATTTCTGGTGGTCAAACCATGAACCCATCAACAGAAGACTTCTTGAAAGCTATTGATTTGGTCAATGCGCGTAATGTAATTTTACTACCGAACAACAAAAATATTTTAATGGCAGCTCAGTCTGCAGCTGAAGTGGCGGAAGTTGCTGTAAAAGTTGTAGAAACTAAGACCCTTCCACAAGGTTTTACAAGTTTGTTGGCATTTGATCCTAGTCGTGATTTGGACAGTAATGCACAAGCCATGACAGCCTCACTAGCTGATGTGAAAAGTGGTAGCATTACGACAGCTGTTCGTGATACAACAATTGATGGTCTTGAAATTCATGAAAATGATAATCTTGGTATGGTTGATGGAAAAATTGTTGTATCTAATCCAGATATGATGGAGACCCTTGAATCAACATTTGAAAGAATGCTTGATGAAGATAGTGAAATTGTTATTATCTATCTTGGCGAAGAAGGTGACAAAGAATTAGCTCAAGCCGTAGCTGAAAAATTAGAAGAACAATTTGAAGACGTCGAAGTTGAAATCCACCAAGGAGATCAGCCAGTCTACCCATATCTGTTCAGTGTTGAATAA
- a CDS encoding Asp23/Gls24 family envelope stress response protein translates to MTVKINTKDGQIELTDDVIATVVGGATTEIFGVVGMASKSAIKDNFQALLRKENYSKGVVIKTLEDGRIAVDVYTVMSYGVKISEVSRNIQERVKFNLESQLGISVDAVNVFIQNIKVVGE, encoded by the coding sequence ATGACTGTAAAGATCAATACAAAAGACGGCCAAATTGAATTGACTGATGACGTGATTGCCACAGTTGTCGGCGGTGCTACGACTGAAATTTTCGGTGTTGTTGGGATGGCTAGTAAATCTGCGATTAAGGACAATTTTCAGGCTCTTTTGAGAAAAGAAAACTATTCCAAAGGTGTTGTTATCAAGACTTTAGAAGATGGTCGTATTGCAGTCGATGTTTATACTGTGATGAGTTATGGTGTAAAAATCAGTGAAGTATCTCGCAATATCCAAGAACGCGTGAAGTTTAACTTGGAGAGTCAATTGGGTATCTCTGTTGATGCCGTTAATGTTTTTATCCAAAATATTAAAGTCGTAGGAGAATAA